A genomic segment from Gracilinanus agilis isolate LMUSP501 chromosome 1, AgileGrace, whole genome shotgun sequence encodes:
- the TSTD2 gene encoding thiosulfate sulfurtransferase/rhodanese-like domain-containing protein 2: protein MMPSSVLPAQGDDLDSCILRFPDLDLKDTNLISPNSSLRAELDAHMRKKYAHAKKKAFALLVKTKEIPEPTSCSSSPCKRVWWTCCQQIFKDQIGIHKHIAAQHREDVYHQTSTVLKQLAAEASTPKTCKSADKTNGLNVPPTCNHQVSDDLPDVSSFRLDELISTQDSNQGVVLLYYCYCDVEDPEWVCAWQKALCQHLHLKGKVRIATEGINGTVGGSKLATDLYMEAMLSHPLFKNILCKEDFKTSKGGAYCFPELRVGVFEEIVPMGINPNMISYKEPGIHLSPGEFHKEVENYLYQGNQEQNDTILLDCRNFYESKIGHFQKCLAPNIRKFSYFPSYVDKNLKLFKDKRVLMYCTGGIRCERGSAYLRAKGVCKEVYQLKGGIHKYLEEFPNGFYKGKLFVFDERYALSYNNDIVSECTYCGAQWDQYKLCSTLHCCQLVLSCSECQEKGLTACCLTCQDKGVKLISSPAQNSFKEECDCTLKRPRIPIELSQ, encoded by the exons ATGATGCCTTCTTCTGTGCTACCAGCCCAAGGAGATGACCTGGATTCCTGTATATTAAGATTTCCAGACTTGGATTTAAAAGACACAAACCTCATTTCTCCTAATAGTAGTCTCAGAGCTGAATTAGATGCTCATATGAGGAAAAAGTATGCACATgcaaagaaaaag GCATTTGCCCTTTTGgtcaaaacaaaggaaattcCAGAACCCACCAGCTGCTCTTCATCTCCCTGCAAAAGAGTGTGGTGGACATGCTGCCAGCAGATCTTCAAAGACCAAATTGGCATCCACAAACATATAGCTGCCCAGCACAGGGAAGATGTTTATCATCAGACCTCTACTGTTTTAAAGCAACTGGCTGCTGAGGCTAGCACCCCCAAGACCTGCAAATCTGCAGACAAGACAAATGGACTAAATGTGCCCCCTACCTGTAACCATCAAGTGTCTGATGACCTCCCAGATGTGAGCTCCTTTAGGCTTGATGAACTGATAAG TACGCAAGATAGCAATCAGGGAgtagtattattatattattgttactgtgatGTAGAAGATCCAGAATGGGTTTGTGCTTGGCAGAAAGCTCTGTGCCAACACCTGCATCTCAAAGGAAAG gtTCGGATTGCTACAGAAGGAATCAATGGAACAGTGGGTGGGAGCAAATTAGCAACTGATCTTTATATGGAGGCCATGCTTTCTCATCCATTGTTTAAGAATATCTTATGTAAGGAAGATTTTAAG ACCAGCAAAGGAGGAGCTTACTGTTTTCCAGAACTTCGTGTTGGTGTATTTGAAGAAATCGTGCCCATGGGAATCAATCCCAATATGATCTCCTACAAAGAACCTG GAATCCATTTATCCCCTGGTGAATTTCATAAAGAAgttgaaaattatttatatcaGGGTAATCAAGAGCAAAATGACACTATTCTGCTGGACTGCAGGAACTTTTATGAGAGTAAAATA GGACATTTCCAGAAGTGCCTGGCACCAAACATCAGGAAATTCAGTTATTTTCCCAGTTATGTGGACAAAAACCTAAAACTTTTTAAGGACAAGCGTGTACTGATGTACTGTACTGGGGGTATTCGTTGTGAGAGGGGTTCTGCCTACCTTAGAGCTAAG ggAGTATGCAAGGAAGTATACCAGCTGAAGGGTGGCATCCACAAGTACCTGGAAGAGTTTCCTAATGGTTTTTATAAAGGGAAACTGTTTGTCTTTGATGAACGCTATGCtctctcttacaataatgacatAGTTTCAG AATGTACGTATTGTGGAGCCCAGTGGGATCAGTATAAACTGTGTTCCACCTTACATTGCTGCCAACTCGTCTTGTCCTGTTCAGAATGCCAAGAGAAAGGACTTACAGCATGTTGTCTCACTTGTCAGGATAAAGGAGTCAAGCTAATTTCAAGTCCTGCTCAGAACAGTTTTAAAGAAGAATGTGATTGTACACTAAAAAGGCCCCGTATACCAATTGAACTTTCACAATAA